One Manduca sexta isolate Smith_Timp_Sample1 chromosome 26, JHU_Msex_v1.0, whole genome shotgun sequence genomic region harbors:
- the LOC115448491 gene encoding peroxidase — translation MLKILLIFCCIYCVNCALYYDSYYGKTITREELKRHDKANTTFWCVNEIEPCDPNEWRRVDGSCNNLKNPTRGATHTPFYRVLPPIYAKDFEPRKSKSGNDLPLARHLRTHLLSEGRVPSQIFTQLAVNDLVFMSADIVSLHDTVNYIVWKPYCCAPKGKTDRVCVPNKIPDDDPVHRFSDIRCLNMTRPESFQSIGCIKNGTTPERIVSSTPLLDLSVIYGNVLKGLLERGRLFEGGLLKFEVSNGRIFPPSYKTQAHVCFLNERPRETRCHNMPEDGANTLAGINIMAIWFWRLHNFIARQLARVNPCWDDDRLFYTARDINIAISLQIYYYELLPIMLGRQNLIRDGVISPSPGFRNIYNPDIIPQVSLEYPFVLRWVHTMQEGELKMYDKHGYYLKKYPIVNLTLRTGFLDVDDNLDYLTQGTFRQGSANIDYIVDPDIAEIGLGPHQRASDLTTNDVSKNRYFGFQPYVKYRQFCFGHTVKTWDDLIGIIDRERIEVLRDLYENVEDVDLIAAIWVEKPIKGGFVPPTFYCLVVEQLVRNAVSDRHWYESSERPNAFNIEQLLEIRKATIARLLCDVADTVTEIQPHAFLKAGPGNEMCSCKHIPSINFWAWRDNSCYPGDVWKQNPNLREH, via the exons atgttaaaaatattattaattttttgttgcATTTATTGTGTTAACTGCGCTTTGTATTACGATTCATATTATGGGAAGACTATAACACGCGAGGAATTGAAGCGACACGACAAAGCTAATACCACTTT TTGGTGTGTAAACGAAATCGAGCCATGCGACCCAAATGAATGGAGACGCGTGGATGGGTCATGCAATAATCTCAAAAACCCCACTAGAGGGGCCACCCACACCCCATTCTATAGAGTACTACCACCCATTTACGCCAAAG ATTTCGAGCCAAGGAAGTCAAAAAGTGGCAATGACCTACCTCTCGCCAGGCACTTAAGAACGCACCTCCTCTCTGAGGGCCGTGTGCCAAGCCAAATATTCACTCAGCTGGCTGTCAATGACTTGGTGTTCATGTCTGCTGATATAGTATCCCTTCATGATACAG TGAACTATATTGTATGGAAGCCGTATTGTTGCGCCCCCAAGGGGAAGACGGACAGAGTTTGTGTTCCGAACAAAATACCTGATGATGACCCTGTGCATCGTTTCTCCGACATCCGATGCCTTAACATGACCAGGCCTGAATCCTTTCAGTCCATTGGATGTATCAAAAATGGTACTACGCCTGAAAGG ATTGTATCGTCGACGCCTCTTCTAGATTTGTCTGTTATTTACGGTAATGTACTGAAAGGCTTGCTAGAAAGAGGGAGGCTGTTCGAAGGCGGTTTATTGAAATTCGAGGTTTCCAATGGAAGGATATTTCCGCCCAGTTATAAGACGCAAGCTCATGTCTGCTTCCTAAACGAAAGACCGAGGGAAACTCGCTGTCATAATATGC CGGAAGACGGTGCGAACACATTAGCTGGTATCAACATCATGGCGATATGGTTCTGGAGGCTACACAACTTCATTGCACGGCAGCTGGCCCGCGTGAACCCATGCTGGGATGACGATAGGCTATTCTACACAGCACGAGACATCAATATCGCTATCTCCTTGCAGATCTACTATTACGAACTTTTGCCGATTATGTTAG gACGTCAAAACCTCATAAGGGATGGAGTTATATCCCCGTCTCCAGGTTTCAGAAATATTTACAACCCTGACATAATACCCCAGGTGTCTTTGGAATATCCGTTTGTTTTGAGATGGGTTCACACTATGCAAGAGGGAGAGTTGAA AATGTACGACAAACATGGATATTACCTTAAGAAGTACCCGATCGTGAACCTGACGCTGCGAACAGGCTTCTTGGACGTGGACGACAACCTTGATTACTTGACGCAAGGCACCTTCAGGCAAGGAAGTGCTAACATCGACTACATTGTCGATCCTGAC atCGCAGAAATCGGTCTCGGACCACACCAAAGAGCATCGGACCTAACTACAAACGACGTATCCAAGAACAGATACTTCGGATTCCAGCCTTATGTGAAGTACAGACAGTTCTGTTTCGGACACACCGTCAAGACTTGGGACGACTTGATCGGTATTATCGATCGtgag agAATAGAAGTGCTCAGAGACCTTTACGAAAACGTGGAAGACGTGGATCTAATAGCAGCTATTTGGGTCGAGAAGCCGATAAAGGGTGGTTTTGTTCCTCCGACGTTCTACTGCCTCGTGGTTGAACAACTAGTCCGTAATGCTGTCTCTGATAGACATTGGTACGAAAGTTCGGAAAGACCGAATGCGTTTAATATCG AACAACTATTGGAAATAAGGAAAGCGACCATCGCGAGGCTTCTGTGTGACGTGGCAGATACAGTAACTGAAATTCAACCGCATGCGTTTTTGAAGGCTGGACCAGG AAATGAGATGTGTAGTTGTAAACACATTCCAAGCATAAACTTCTGGGCTTGGAGGGATAACTCGTGCTACCCTGGCGATGTGTGGAAGCAAAACCCGAATCTGAGAGAACACTGA